The following proteins are encoded in a genomic region of Alistipes shahii WAL 8301:
- the pfkA gene encoding 6-phosphofructokinase, which produces MAGIKSIGILTSGGDAPGMNAAIRAVTRSAIYNGFTVKGIMRGFKGLVFNEIVEFKSQSVSNIIQLGGTILKTARSEEFKTVEGRKAAYDNMVAAGIDALVVIGGDGSLTGAGLFAEEYNVPIVGLPGTIDNDLGGTDSTIGYDTALNTIMESVDKLRDTASSHERLFFVEVMGHTAGYLALNSAIATGSEAAIIPEMETEVDQLAELINHGFRKSKNSAIVIVAENPKTGGATALAERVKKEFPQYDARVTILGHIQRGGSPTAVDRILASRMGEAAIEAILDGQRNVMIGTMNGKIVYVPFAKAIKHDKGIDRGALELVKILSI; this is translated from the coding sequence ATGGCCGGAATCAAGAGCATAGGCATTCTGACATCGGGCGGCGACGCGCCGGGCATGAATGCGGCAATCCGCGCGGTGACGCGCAGCGCAATCTACAACGGATTTACCGTAAAAGGAATCATGCGCGGATTCAAAGGTTTGGTATTCAACGAGATCGTTGAATTCAAATCGCAGAGCGTGAGCAACATCATCCAGCTGGGCGGCACGATTCTGAAAACCGCCCGCAGCGAGGAGTTCAAGACCGTGGAAGGCCGCAAGGCGGCTTACGACAACATGGTGGCCGCGGGCATCGACGCTCTGGTGGTGATCGGCGGCGACGGATCGCTGACCGGCGCGGGACTTTTCGCCGAGGAATACAACGTGCCGATCGTGGGGCTTCCCGGAACGATCGACAACGACCTCGGAGGCACGGACTCGACGATCGGCTACGACACGGCGCTGAATACGATCATGGAGTCGGTCGACAAACTGCGCGACACGGCGTCAAGCCACGAACGCCTCTTTTTCGTCGAGGTGATGGGCCACACGGCGGGTTACCTGGCGCTCAACAGCGCCATCGCGACGGGTTCCGAGGCGGCGATCATCCCGGAGATGGAGACCGAGGTCGACCAGCTGGCGGAACTGATCAACCACGGGTTCCGCAAGAGCAAGAACTCGGCGATCGTGATCGTCGCGGAGAATCCCAAGACGGGCGGCGCCACGGCGCTGGCCGAACGTGTGAAGAAGGAGTTCCCGCAGTACGACGCGCGAGTGACGATTCTGGGCCATATCCAGCGCGGCGGCTCGCCGACGGCCGTGGACCGCATCCTCGCCTCGCGCATGGGCGAAGCAGCCATCGAGGCGATCCTCGACGGACAGCGCAACGTGATGATCGGCACGATGAACGGCAAGATCGTCTACGTGCCCTTCGCCAAGGCCATCAAACACGACAAAGGCATCGACCGCGGAGCGCTGGAACTGGTGAAAATCCTGTCGATTTAG